The Fibrobacter succinogenes genome includes the window CCAGTTTTTTCGAGCCTGCGGATAATGCGGTCGAGATCGACTTGGTAATTGTGTTTCGGTGCTGTCATTTCCATGTCTCTATCGCCTTTCGTCTCTCGTCTTTCGTCTCTCGTTTACTGTATGGTTCCCGTCGCTTCGCTCCAGGATGACCGTGTCTGCGACGCTCGATAATCCTACTGTCTACTTCTAACTTCCTACCGTCTACTTCCTACTTCCCACTAAATCGTTCCTACCGCGACAATCCAAAAGCAAACGGTCGATGCGAATGCGAACGGTCCCATCACATGGCGTTCCTTGGCGCTCAAGCTAAAGAAAACTGTTGCTGTATAGAACGTCAGGTAAATTGCAAAGAAGAAAGCGACAATGCGCGTGATTCCAAACGGAATCAGTTCGGGCAGCACGTGGCCCGCGCTTAAAATTGTAAACAGCGCTACAAATTGCATAATGATCGGCAATACGAATGCTCTGCGAACCTCTTGCGGAACGACCCTGTGGCGGCCGTTCATGGCGTACATGCCAAGTGGGGCCCCAAGTGCAAGCGCGATGTTCAATGCAATGGAAGGCAAAAAAACGATAGAACCGATGATAGCTGCGATATAAAACATAATCTTAAGATAAAAAAAAGGACTCCTTCAGGCAAAGGAGGGAACCTAAAGGAGTCTGAGAGTGTTTGGGTATTATTAATAATACATATCTTCGAGGCTGTAAATTGGAATATTATCGAAAATAGTGGTTACAAAAGTATCCATACCCTTTAAAATAGGGACTTTTGGGATGAAATGTCTCAAAATTTGAGGTTTGTTTGCAGGTGAGCGTAGCTTGGACTGAATGATTTGGTCTTGGTTTTCTTGAAGGCGAAGACGAAATCGCACCCGAACCAGTCGTTGTCTAGCTTGACTTCGTTTTGGAGGGTGATGCTTTTAGCTGGGTTCATTTGGGGGAATGCGATTGTCAGTTTGGCGAGGGCGAGGCTGCTGCGGTAGCTTGCGCCGAGTTCGATTTTGGGTGGCTTTGTGCGGTTGTTTTCGTGGCGGACTTTGGCGCTTGCTTTGAACGCGAGCGTGTTCCAATCAGATTCGACGTTACCGTTCCATTCGGTCGAACTGCAATTGTCGTTTGCTTCAAGGCAGGTGACGCTAAAGCTTGTTCGTAACCGTCCTGGCCCCGTGGTTAGCGCTATTTTGAAGCGGGCGTTCACGGAATCCGAGGCTATTGCGCTTAGCACGCGTGCCTTGGCGGAGAGGATTGTGTTTAGTGCTTCGGGCCATTGGACGTTGACTGTTTGCGATGCCCAGAGGCGGTTTTCGGCAATGCCTTTGCTCAAGTTGAGACCCTGCGGGATGGAGTCGCCGTGGATGTATGCGGTCGTCTTCCACGATAGGTGTTTCTTTTCGCTTTGCAATTGAATCTTGACGAGCGGAAGGTCTTGCCCGAATTGATACCAAGCCGAAATTTGCCCGAGCGTGGTGCGTGCTTGCAACGCGATAGCGCTTGCGTTTGAAAATTTCCAAAATGCGGCCGTCAGTTCGTTTTGACGATTGGGGTGGAACGCCACATGTGTGTGAAATGTTTTGGAGGTATCGATGTGCGCACCAAGATGGAATTTGCCGATGGGAAAACGAAGTGCTGCTCCCCATAATGTGTCGAGTGGTAAATGACTATGAAATTCTAACGTGGAAATTTGTCCGAAATGCGACTCGTAACCGTCTCGCCGGTACGAGAGCAATTCTTGTGAGCCAAGATGCAATTTGAAATAGTAGAATTGGATTTGCAATTCTTCGCGGTGTTTTTTCAAGTGGCCGTCGCCGTTGTATAGTCCTTTCCACGAAATGCGCCCGTGCGGGATGAGTGGTGGTGCGGCTTTGTTTGCCTGTGCCGTTTTGGTGGAGTGCGCGGCATTTGGGGAATGCGCGGATTTCGCTGGTTCGTTTTTTCGTTTCTTGCGGGTTGATTTTGTAGTATTTGGGGCTGTGGTTGCGCAGGGCTCTTGGGCGTAAACTTCGGCGAGTAAACACGCTTCATCGTAGTTTTCTTCTTCGAGTTGCGAAAAAATTTCATCGGCTTCTTCGGGGGTGATTATGCCGTCGTCCCACCATTCGAAAACTTGCGCTGCGTCTAGTGGTGGTGCGGTTGTCGATGATTCCTCAGCGTTGGCTTGTGCTGTCGCGAAAATAATGAGTGCGAAAAGTAAAAGTATTCTGTTCAAAAGAACCTCCCTTATATAAACACCCGCGAGAGAATCTTTTGGACTAGAATTTTTTGAAAAATTTTTGAATCGAAGTGTTGGGTTTGGATGGAATCCTTAAATCTTTCTAAATTTTGGAACATGGCAAATTCATCTTGGTCTAAAAATTCCAAACCCCGTGGTGCGAGTGCGCTTGGCAAGGATTTTATCCCCCACATGAAGGCTCCGCGTACGGAGTTCCCGCTTTTTAACGGCAAGCGCGTGACGCCCTCTCTTGCTGGGCTCGACAAGCTTTTGCATTACTACGGTGTGGAACTTCAGCAGGAGACTTTGAAGCAAATTTGGGAATTCCATCAGCTGCTCCGTGCGAACAATGATGACCAGGATTTAACGCGCCTTAATGCGTTTGAAACGATGGTTGAACGCCATTATGCCGACTGTACGCTCATCAATGCTTACGTGCCCAAGTGGCCTGCTCGCATGATTGATGTTGGCAGTGGTGCCGGTTTCCCCGGAATCCCGCTGAAAATTGTGAACCCGTCGATTCAACTTACTTTGTGCGAACCTCGCCCAAACCGCATCAACTTTCTCAATATGGTCATCGAAAAAATGGGCCTCAAGGGAATCGACGTGTTCGGTCACAAGGTCACGAGTCGCAGCATGACCATTCCTGTTGATGGTGTTATCAGCCGTGCTTTTGAACTCATGGAAAAAACGCTCCCGCGCATTGCAAATTCGCTCAAGGTTGGTGGCCGCGTGTTCTTCATGAAAGGCCCCGCCGTTGCTGACGAACTCAAAACATTCTACCCCGAGGATTTCGGTTACAAGTTTGTCGGGAAGCATTTCTACACGATTCCGAACAGCACGCAAGATCGTGCGCTCATTATTTTAGAACGCGTGGAATAAAGCCCGTGGAATAGGGCGCGTTTTTCCCGTTATCGTATAAAAGGAAATGCCCGCTTTCGCGGGCATGACAAGTTTGCGATTTTTTTTCTGTCTACTTCCTACTGCGCCTCCGGCGCCTTAGAACTTAAACAGCATGCCGAAGCGCATCTGGCCGTCGCGAACGCCGTCTGCTCTGCCTACGTTCTTGATGGTTGCCCAGTCGAACTGCAAAACATCAGAGAGCATCACGCCCACGCCAAAATCCACTTCGTTACGCTTGCCCTTGTAGTCGTATAAGTAACCGAGGCGAAGCGCAATCGTGTTAGAATAAATGAATTCGGTACCGAAGTTGAACACACCTTGGAGGAACGTGTTCGTCTTGCTGTCTTCGGGGTCAAAAAGCGATTTCCAGCAAGCGATGTAGAATGGTTCCGGATTGCCCTTTTCGTCGTCAATCACGACTTCGCGATTGTAGTCGAATGCGACGGTCCACTTGTAGTCGGCCATGCTCAAGATTTCGTAAGAAAGTCCAAGGCGCCAAGTCAATGGAATTGGGTCTTCGATGGTCTTGTCCACGTAGTAAACGCTAGGACCGATGTTCGCGAGGACCAATGCAAAGTTGAGCTTCGGGACAATGAGGTTCTTCTTCAAAATACCGACGTCGAATGCGTAGCCGAACGTAGTGGCTTCTTCTTCGCCAGCACCTGCGCCGGAACTCAAGTCGGAATAGAAGAACTTGATAGAAAGACCAAGGCCCCAGTCGTTCGGGAAGCGCGTACCATAGCTTATGCCGCCGACGATTTCGGAACTGTTATAGGCCACGAGGTCGTCTGCATCCAAGTCGCCCGAAACCACTGTAGAACCGAACGAAACGAAGTTTACGGAAACACCGAGCGTTCCCCAGTCGTTCAGCGGAATGGTCATACCGCCGTAGAGGTGGTAAAGGTCAGGAATGTTGAGGACCGGCAAAAGCTTTTCGTAGAATGCGGTGAGCTGGTAGTCGGCATCCTTATATTGTTCCATGCCGTTCGCCGTGCTGAACCACACGTCGTTACCTTCGGGGAGTACTGCCCAGACTCTATTGGTCGAGAGTCCGTTGCCCTGGTGGTAGTGGGTCCATTCGTCATCGCGCTTGGTGGCTTCGGGATCTTCTTTGGTGCTGCGTTCGAGTTCGGCCTTACGTCCACTTGCGGTAGCGTAATCCGGAAGGTGGCGCCAAACACCGAGGTCCGTTGCAATCCAAATAGCGCCCTTGCGGTCTACAGAAACGTCGTTTACAGTGTTGTTGGCAAACTGCACCTGTTCCCACTTGCGGAGCGTAAAGTGCGAGAGACCGCCCTTGTGGGTTGCCCAGACGTGACCCGAGCTATCAACAGCGAGTGCGGTCGGGTTCAAGTCCATGATGCCGTCTTCCTGGTTGAACAAGCTCCAGCGGTCTTTGTCGTTCGAGCTCTTCTTCGGGGTGAGGCGTGCGACACCTGCGCCGTTGACTGCTACGTAAAGTTCCTTGCGGTTTTCGGACCATACGAGTGCGTTAATCTTTTGGCTTGGGAGGACCTTGCCTTTCTGTTCGAATGCTCCGTTGCGGTAGACGAAGAGACCGTTATCCGTACCAATCCAGAGGGAGGCGCCTTGCTTGGCGAGGGCGGTAATGCGGCGTTCGCCGAGTTCGGTTTCGAAAGACTTCCAGCTCTTGCCGTCAAAGCGGTAGAGACCCTTCGGTGTACCGACCCAGAGTTTTTCGGTGAGGCTTTCGTAAAGAATGGCGGTGATGGTGTCTTTCACAACCAAGTCCCAAGGCATCTTGACTTC containing:
- the rsmG gene encoding 16S rRNA (guanine(527)-N(7))-methyltransferase RsmG; protein product: MANSSWSKNSKPRGASALGKDFIPHMKAPRTEFPLFNGKRVTPSLAGLDKLLHYYGVELQQETLKQIWEFHQLLRANNDDQDLTRLNAFETMVERHYADCTLINAYVPKWPARMIDVGSGAGFPGIPLKIVNPSIQLTLCEPRPNRINFLNMVIEKMGLKGIDVFGHKVTSRSMTIPVDGVISRAFELMEKTLPRIANSLKVGGRVFFMKGPAVADELKTFYPEDFGYKFVGKHFYTIPNSTQDRALIILERVE
- a CDS encoding PorV/PorQ family protein, which translates into the protein MALATGSAIITLQMPVGARQLGMGEVGAALADDATAMYYNPAGLAFGPLADEWRSSYKADAKQTPFFTHMASRSKNGFFDKSELWAGTSKGILKFDGEQWVNYYSVTLQGNAKIKDAVRTFVGTERGLDEYTRVVKAFNDVKTADDESHVVEVKMPWDLVVKDTITAILYESLTEKLWVGTPKGLYRFDGKSWKSFETELGERRITALAKQGASLWIGTDNGLFVYRNGAFEQKGKVLPSQKINALVWSENRKELYVAVNGAGVARLTPKKSSNDKDRWSLFNQEDGIMDLNPTALAVDSSGHVWATHKGGLSHFTLRKWEQVQFANNTVNDVSVDRKGAIWIATDLGVWRHLPDYATASGRKAELERSTKEDPEATKRDDEWTHYHQGNGLSTNRVWAVLPEGNDVWFSTANGMEQYKDADYQLTAFYEKLLPVLNIPDLYHLYGGMTIPLNDWGTLGVSVNFVSFGSTVVSGDLDADDLVAYNSSEIVGGISYGTRFPNDWGLGLSIKFFYSDLSSGAGAGEEEATTFGYAFDVGILKKNLIVPKLNFALVLANIGPSVYYVDKTIEDPIPLTWRLGLSYEILSMADYKWTVAFDYNREVVIDDEKGNPEPFYIACWKSLFDPEDSKTNTFLQGVFNFGTEFIYSNTIALRLGYLYDYKGKRNEVDFGVGVMLSDVLQFDWATIKNVGRADGVRDGQMRFGMLFKF